The window TGTGGAAACCGCCCCCTCAGGCCCCAGCTTGGGCGCCAAGTCGGGGCCACTTGGGAGGCCGTGGCTCCCACGTTGCTCACCCTGCCCCCTTGGAGGCTTGCCCTCTTCAGCCTCATCCCCTGAGTCGGTGCTCTTGCTGCTCAGGCGTCTCATGCGGGAAACCGAATCTACCTCCTTCATTCGCACCAGGCGGTCCATGACCATCCGGCTGGGCGGGGAGGCCAGTTTGCCTTGCAAGGTTTCAATCACCTTGGAGGCGCTCCTGAATCTCTTCTCGGCACCAGGGAGCCACGTGGTCCTCTCCACTACATGAAGCAAAGAGGACCTGCACAGCTGGTTTGCTTTCAGCTCCTTTTGGTCCAGGACAGGGGAAAGTGGCTCGGCCTCGGGGACATGAGGATGAGGGGAGGTGTCCCGGCTCGGGTCCGGATGTCCAGAGGCGTGGTTGACTCTCCCAGAACAGGTGTCTCTCTCCCCGACAAAGAGAGGGCTCTCAGTCCAGCCACACTTCCTCCGGCTGTCGTGAGCATCTCGGGGCGGTCTCACAGCATCTGCCCGCGCTGCGTGACTGGACACACTCACCACCGGCCTCTCCACGTCAGAGGCGCTCCCTCCGCGGCCGGGGGGCTGACTGGGTCCGGTCCTCCGGTGTCCGGGAATGAGAGACTCCACGGCTACCTCGATGCCCAGAATTCTCGCCGCTCGCACCTGAAGGGACTCATGCTGAGGGATTTCTATTGCACTTAGGTTTTCCaaaaagtcatccagctgactgGCAGTGTGGTTTAGGCCAGAACTAAGGCCCACAGTCCTCAAATCCGGCTCAGAGGTACCCTGATTTTTGTTGGCCACAAACAGTCGCACCACAGAACCTCTTTCTTCCGCCGTGTCGCTTCTCAGGGGGGTGGTCACTTTGCTCGGTCTAACAAACTTTAACACATCCACACATCTAGTTTCCTGAACCTTCCTTCCCGTTAGAGAGGGGGACCGATAGAGAGGGGGTGTCGCAAATGCCGGACACAAACGTGTTGAAATcacccttttctcttggcctgggCTGCCAGGATGCCTGTTAGGGTTCTTCTCAATCTCCTGGGTTCTCCGCTCTGTTACCCCACTCCCATCTTCGGGCCTTCCTGATACACTCCGGCTATCCTTTGCCTGCAAGGGGTTTTGGGATGGAGGATGGGTGTTCGGAGGATGGGTGTCCGGGTGATCGGGCTTCAACTCCACACTCCAGCTCTCGGACTTGCTTTTAACTCTTCCCGGTTTAAATACAGGGCCCCCTGCTCCCACCATTCTGGGCGGCTGCCCAGCTCTCGCTTCCTGCCTGGGGCCATCGGGCAGAACAGTGCCCCGTCTGGTGTAGGTCCCATCCTttggctcctttctctctctttccacgcTCTCaccattactgctgctgctgttcctcctgctgctgctgccgctactGCTACCGCTGCTGCCACCGGTGCTTTCTTCCTGACTTTGAAGTTCCTTGTTAAAACTTTCCAATTGGCTTATAGCGTCCCAGGGACGACGGCTCACGGGCTTCAAGAGAAACTGCCCGAACAGTTCTTTACTACTGCACGCGGGATGCTCTTCTCCCTTGACCACTTCACGCTTGGGCCCTGGGCCGGTGGTTCTATCCCGGGTGTCTCCGCAGGATCCATTCGGCTGGGTCTGGTAAGCTTTTGGTGCAGGCCCTGGAGCGGCGGGTggggaagtgcttaagaaagcgCTGTTGCTGGATGGAGTGAGATACCCTTGACCTTTTGGGTTAGATCCCTGAGGCCGCCATTTCCGGTCACTGAGGGGTAACCCCCACTGCCGCTGTTTATCAAAAGTAGAGGGGGCCAAAGCTGTGGAAGTGGGAAGGCCATTACTTGTCCCCCCGGGTTTGGCATCGGGAGGAGGCTGAGTGTTTGGGGGTTCTTCTGGGAAGTTGGTTTGGGTTTGCTGATCTCTGTATTGGTCCCCAGGCCAGGAGCCGGAATATCTAAGTTCTCTGTGTTTTGTAGCCCGACTGTCGCTGAGGTCATCTGTTTGTTTGTACTCTGCCGGTCTCCCCAGTTCCTGCTTTTGGAATCTGGTCATGCTAGCTATGCTTCCTGTAAGCGCTTGCAACTCCAGGTCAGTAGAAGACAGGCTTAAGAGACGTTGTTCTTGCAGAACTCCGCTCTTATCAAATCCGTTCTCTAGGTCAACACTCTGTTTTAAGTCATTGTTGTTCCTATCTGTATCTGGCAGATGGGGCTCTGATGGAACTGGGATAGAAACCAAACAAAATATCGTCTCGTTGGTTTTTTTCTTTgcactttttttgttttgagtCCTAGTTCCAAGTTCAAACTTCTTGAGCTTAGCTACGGTTTCACAGGTACCATCCCCCTGGGAAGGAACTTGACCTCTGACGCTCTCCTGATTGGGTCCCCGCCAGGGCCGCTGCTCCCTCAAGCCACAGCTGTCTCTTTGGTCCGGCAAGGCACGGCTCTCTGAACCCCTGGGTGGTGTTGCTGGCATCAGCCGCCTATGGCTGGGGGCTGAATTTCTGAGACCCCTCTCACTCCCTGGCATGGGTGATGGAGGGGCACCATCGGGCTGGGCCTCCTGGAGGGGTGGCTCCAGGAAGGCAGTGGCCACTGCCCTCCCTGAGTTTCCAAACGGCCTGGTGTCTTCGGGAAGCCTCTGGGAATATGCTAGCTGAATATGCCGGATCCGGGGATCATCGAAGGGAATGTACTGGACAGAGCCGTCGGGGGCGTTCACATGCTGGAGGTGACTGGGGTTTCCCCGGAGTGGGTGGGGGTCTGCGGAGAATCCGTCTCCAGCCCCGCAGCTCCCAGAAGAAGGCTGTTGCCGGCTGGGGTTGGTCCTCTCCCCGGAATGTTGCTGTGGAACACGACTCCCAAGGGAGTGATGAGGCACTTCGTTTGAGAACCGGGGGTGGGAGTTTGGCTGGGGCGGGGACTTGTAAGATGGAGGAGGGATGTACACTGGAGGTTCCAAACCAGAGTCCTGAGGGGGAAGGTCTTGCCGCGACTCACTAACTTTGGTCAGATGAGTAACGGGTGGGTCTTTCTGATGGTGGTCCTGATGCCCAGAGGCCTCTACAGCCACCCTGTTCTGTCGGTGCAGTTCATAGGACGGAGGTTTGATGGGTCTGCCGTATTTGGGCTTCGTCAGTGGTATCAGAGGGATACCCCTCTCGGGGGGTTTGCTGAATTCCAAATGTGAACTATTACTTTGGGGATAAGCTGGCACCTCCCCAAAGCGCAGCACCTCAGGAGAAAGGACTCTGGGCAGTGACTGTGACTTGCCTTTGTTCTGAGAACTAAGTGCATTTTCTCCCTGGGTGACTAAGTACAACTCTCCAAGCAGCCTTTGCCCGTCACCGTCAGACATCTGCCTCCCTAGTTTTCCAGGCTGGCTCCAGCTTTCCACACTAAGATTCTGCCATTTAGCATCCTCTGGCATTTTCCAGCTTTCTTCCAAAACACTTTTCTGCATCCCCATCTCTGGCCTTCTTGTTCCTACCTGCCACTGACCCTCTCTCACATTTCTGTTGCCACCTCGGGGCTGTGACATTCCTGCTGTTTCCAGGTCTCCCTTGTCAGTGTAACCCAGCAAAACCGTGAAATCTTGTCCTTTTCTTCTCCAGTGGGCAAGATCTTTGTCTGTCTTGGGCCGGGAAGACCATCCTAGTGGAGCTTGGTCACAAAAcctacaaaaaaataaaaaataaaaaatactgaGCATTAAAAGATGAAGCACACAGGCTTTGCCCTTAGCCTTCAGGAATTCCATCAGTGATCAAAACTTGGCTCGGCCAAAATGGATTTCTGCTTCCTCCCATCAGTGCAAGCCTCTGGCCCATTCTTGAAGACAAGGATGATTCCTCTATTATGATTATAACCACGGAGTGAGATTGGTAGCAGTGGCAGTCCTGGAATGGGAATCTCAGGACCACTGTCTGATGACTGGAAGGATTCAAGGGAGGGGGCCGCTCAAAGGAGTGTTTGAGCTCCCAGGAGGAAGGACCCCTTTGCCCATTAGTTACTAGAGAATCCCTGAACGCTGATACCCTCTGGTACCAGAGCCTGTTCTAAGCCTGCGGGCACACTGGATGCCAGCTGCACACTGCTGCCCGACTTAGAAGGCAAAGTCGCGGGTGGTGCCTGAGTCAGGCTGGGGCTCGAGGGACCTGATTTACCATTCTCAATGCAGAACTTCCATGAGTGAGACCGGGGTCAGGGGGAGGAGCTCTCATCTGTGCAATTCAGTGGAAATGATTTTACACAAAGGGACAGTGCTTAATACCCAACACATTCAGGATCTGTTAAAGTTTACAAAGAGCAAGGGACCCTGATCAGATTCTGACTTTTACAGTGGGGAGTACAAAGGTGACACCAAAAACACAGTCATCACCCTCAATAGTAACTCATTCCCCTCTCAGATATTTGAACATTACATTCACTTGCGGATTTTTATGCCCAAGAGTGTCAAATGACATTCTACACAGGTCAATTAACAACGAGAAATCAGCACTACACTATGTTGGCAAACTCCCACGTGTGTGGTTTTGACCCTTGACCCAACTGAGTGTAAGGTCTTTGACCCTTTACAAAAACATCAAGTTCTACATCCTTGAGACCTGCACTATTTAAATATAGCTTTCAACTAAACTCCAACATCTTCAGAAGATATTTATGAGAAAGTCAATTTGAGGGCCATAACAAACCCTACATATACTTCACCCTAATGTTTGACCTGATGAGTGATTTTAAGGTTTCAAGGCTCTACTCAGCGGACTTTCCTTCCATTGTCTCATTTCCCACCACTCCCCTGCTCACTTATCCACTCCAGACAAGCCAACCAGCTCGCTATCCATCCCACACATCTCATCCAATTTTGCCACACTGCAATTGTCGTTCCCCATGCACAGaatgttcttctccctcctttctgtgagactctcagcaagtcacttaacttcctgtttGTTCACTTGTAAAACGGGAGctagaatctgattatcttgaatctatcccaatgtgacacatagtgtttgacacataataagctcttaataccatcatcactccTATCAACATCACATCAACATCATCCTCTTTCAGGGAGCCTTCCCAGATTCACATGCCTGGCCCCAGTTACTCCTTTCCCGCCAGCCTTCCCTATTATTTATGTCTACGGCTACTTGtttgtggcctcctggaaagaacacCAGCCTAGGAGTTAAAAAGCACAAAGTAAAAAGTGTGTTATGCTTACGGAAGCCTCTGCGATTTCCTTTTATGTAAAGTGATTTGGGATCagccttttttttctttgaaagtaTTCAAATGAAACTATAGAGATCGAAAGACACTGATGCAAGAAATGGAGAAGGGATTGAAGCAGCCCTCCTCCCACAAATGTGCTGCACCCATTAAAACACGGAGGAAAAAGATaagggcagcagaatgaggtcACCCAATAAAAAGGGCTTAGAAAATCCAGGCCCCACCCCACATAGCCTTCTGTGGCCTGAGGAAGGCAGTAAATCTGGTCCAACAGTAAGAATAAAGAGTCTTTATCgaggtttgggggaagggagggaatggggagaggaggggaaagggctggaCAGAAAATAGGCTTGCTCTCACAGGGGAGGCACagaaaaaatgattaaaatatcTGAAATGTTGACATCTTTTAGACTTTAAAGAAAAGTCAAAACAAAATCTCACCAACTGAGAAGTACAGAAGACCTCCATGAAATTCCAGGCTAAACCTGGCCTGGAACTAGTGGGACAAGACAAAGGGCTTGAAAGAACTGCTCTGGAGGGGACCAAGTAATGGTACTTGGGTGTCCCTAGGGGATTCCTGCAGAGGAAAAATCAAGAAAAGTAAGGCTACaaatcacttgggaaaatactggagaaaaaaaaaaatacagaactgTCAGGACtgttaaaaggaaaaggaaaaggactgttaaaaaaaaattaaacaaaatggGCTACAGAAAATCATTTCTGACCCAGGATAGTTTAGAGGTATTAGTAAGGGAGCGAAAGGCAAGCAATGGCGAGAATATCTTGTCTGGCCACCTGCAGCTTAGCGGCACAGCTCTCCCTATCCATTGGTCCAAATGACCAGACTGGGAAACACTTCCGGGGGCTGTCACTCCTGGCTGGACCTGGCACCGGCTCCCAGTACCGTCTGTTCTGTGCTCCCTCCTGGGGCAGTGtggccctggcctggcctggcctggctcccaTTCTGTGGGTGGCCAATGCTCCTCTGAGCTGGAAGAGCAGAAGGGCCAAGCGAGAGgagctggaactcctcccccTGCTCAAGTCCAGGTTCTGCAAGCCAGTTCTGAGAAGCACCCCAGAGGAAGGTGGTGGAGATGGCTCACACCTTGAggccctctcagagtcacagagacagacaagatgagaataggagaaaaagggaaaatgaagaaCAGGAGAGAGTCACACCTCCATAACTAGATGACTTTGGCAAAGATTTTTTCCTCCTTCAACCTTCTGTGCCCAAAATGACACCAAAATTCTGAGGATGAGGATAGCCACATCAATTCTACTCAATAAGAGAAATGGTTAGAAGGAAGTAAAAGT is drawn from Ornithorhynchus anatinus isolate Pmale09 chromosome 13, mOrnAna1.pri.v4, whole genome shotgun sequence and contains these coding sequences:
- the JCAD gene encoding junctional protein associated with coronary artery disease isoform X4 translates to MSQPRGGNRNVREGQWQVGTRRPEMGMQKSVLEESWKMPEDAKWQNLSVESWSQPGKLGRQMSDGDGQRLLGELYLVTQGENALSSQNKGKSQSLPRVLSPEVLRFGEVPAYPQSNSSHLEFSKPPERGIPLIPLTKPKYGRPIKPPSYELHRQNRVAVEASGHQDHHQKDPPVTHLTKVSESRQDLPPQDSGLEPPVYIPPPSYKSPPQPNSHPRFSNEVPHHSLGSRVPQQHSGERTNPSRQQPSSGSCGAGDGFSADPHPLRGNPSHLQHVNAPDGSVQYIPFDDPRIRHIQLAYSQRLPEDTRPFGNSGRAVATAFLEPPLQEAQPDGAPPSPMPGSERGLRNSAPSHRRLMPATPPRGSESRALPDQRDSCGLREQRPWRGPNQESVRGQVPSQGDGTCETVAKLKKFELGTRTQNKKSAKKKTNETIFCLVSIPVPSEPHLPDTDRNNNDLKQSVDLENGFDKSGVLQEQRLLSLSSTDLELQALTGSIASMTRFQKQELGRPAEYKQTDDLSDSRATKHRELRYSGSWPGDQYRDQQTQTNFPEEPPNTQPPPDAKPGGTSNGLPTSTALAPSTFDKQRQWGLPLSDRKWRPQGSNPKGQGYLTPSSNSAFLSTSPPAAPGPAPKAYQTQPNGSCGDTRDRTTGPGPKREVVKGEEHPACSSKELFGQFLLKPVSRRPWDAISQLESFNKELQSQEESTGGSSGSSSGSSSRRNSSSSNGESVERERKEPKDGTYTRRGTVLPDGPRQEARAGQPPRMVGAGGPVFKPGRVKSKSESWSVELKPDHPDTHPPNTHPPSQNPLQAKDSRSVSGRPEDGSGVTERRTQEIEKNPNRHPGSPGQEKRVISTRLCPAFATPPLYRSPSLTGRKVQETRCVDVLKFVRPSKVTTPLRSDTAEERGSVVRLFVANKNQGTSEPDLRTVGLSSGLNHTASQLDDFLENLSAIEIPQHESLQVRAARILGIEVAVESLIPGHRRTGPSQPPGRGGSASDVERPVVSVSSHAARADAVRPPRDAHDSRRKCGWTESPLFVGERDTCSGRVNHASGHPDPSRDTSPHPHVPEAEPLSPVLDQKELKANQLCRSSLLHVVERTTWLPGAEKRFRSASKVIETLQGKLASPPSRMVMDRLVRMKEVDSVSRMRRLSSKSTDSGDEAEEGKPPRGQGEQRGSHGLPSGPDLAPKLGPEGAVSTRVLTLGKNGPLTAGVVEEKVGGDTFGLDTYDPSRVERV
- the JCAD gene encoding junctional protein associated with coronary artery disease isoform X1, translated to MFSVEDLLISHGYKSSRKPPAPYEGRCDGYRHEITEDRTGHGTVNGHEADTRAFVDIKKSLGREYLSDGESRRRNPEKHKNLQGSPAVWASEEGFCDQAPLGWSSRPKTDKDLAHWRRKGQDFTVLLGYTDKGDLETAGMSQPRGGNRNVREGQWQVGTRRPEMGMQKSVLEESWKMPEDAKWQNLSVESWSQPGKLGRQMSDGDGQRLLGELYLVTQGENALSSQNKGKSQSLPRVLSPEVLRFGEVPAYPQSNSSHLEFSKPPERGIPLIPLTKPKYGRPIKPPSYELHRQNRVAVEASGHQDHHQKDPPVTHLTKVSESRQDLPPQDSGLEPPVYIPPPSYKSPPQPNSHPRFSNEVPHHSLGSRVPQQHSGERTNPSRQQPSSGSCGAGDGFSADPHPLRGNPSHLQHVNAPDGSVQYIPFDDPRIRHIQLAYSQRLPEDTRPFGNSGRAVATAFLEPPLQEAQPDGAPPSPMPGSERGLRNSAPSHRRLMPATPPRGSESRALPDQRDSCGLREQRPWRGPNQESVRGQVPSQGDGTCETVAKLKKFELGTRTQNKKSAKKKTNETIFCLVSIPVPSEPHLPDTDRNNNDLKQSVDLENGFDKSGVLQEQRLLSLSSTDLELQALTGSIASMTRFQKQELGRPAEYKQTDDLSDSRATKHRELRYSGSWPGDQYRDQQTQTNFPEEPPNTQPPPDAKPGGTSNGLPTSTALAPSTFDKQRQWGLPLSDRKWRPQGSNPKGQGYLTPSSNSAFLSTSPPAAPGPAPKAYQTQPNGSCGDTRDRTTGPGPKREVVKGEEHPACSSKELFGQFLLKPVSRRPWDAISQLESFNKELQSQEESTGGSSGSSSGSSSRRNSSSSNGESVERERKEPKDGTYTRRGTVLPDGPRQEARAGQPPRMVGAGGPVFKPGRVKSKSESWSVELKPDHPDTHPPNTHPPSQNPLQAKDSRSVSGRPEDGSGVTERRTQEIEKNPNRHPGSPGQEKRVISTRLCPAFATPPLYRSPSLTGRKVQETRCVDVLKFVRPSKVTTPLRSDTAEERGSVVRLFVANKNQGTSEPDLRTVGLSSGLNHTASQLDDFLENLSAIEIPQHESLQVRAARILGIEVAVESLIPGHRRTGPSQPPGRGGSASDVERPVVSVSSHAARADAVRPPRDAHDSRRKCGWTESPLFVGERDTCSGRVNHASGHPDPSRDTSPHPHVPEAEPLSPVLDQKELKANQLCRSSLLHVVERTTWLPGAEKRFRSASKVIETLQGKLASPPSRMVMDRLVRMKEVDSVSRMRRLSSKSTDSGDEAEEGKPPRGQGEQRGSHGLPSGPDLAPKLGPEGAVSTRVLTLGKNGPLTAGVVEEKVGGDTFGLDTYDPSRVERV
- the JCAD gene encoding junctional protein associated with coronary artery disease isoform X3, yielding MFCDQAPLGWSSRPKTDKDLAHWRRKGQDFTVLLGYTDKGDLETAGMSQPRGGNRNVREGQWQVGTRRPEMGMQKSVLEESWKMPEDAKWQNLSVESWSQPGKLGRQMSDGDGQRLLGELYLVTQGENALSSQNKGKSQSLPRVLSPEVLRFGEVPAYPQSNSSHLEFSKPPERGIPLIPLTKPKYGRPIKPPSYELHRQNRVAVEASGHQDHHQKDPPVTHLTKVSESRQDLPPQDSGLEPPVYIPPPSYKSPPQPNSHPRFSNEVPHHSLGSRVPQQHSGERTNPSRQQPSSGSCGAGDGFSADPHPLRGNPSHLQHVNAPDGSVQYIPFDDPRIRHIQLAYSQRLPEDTRPFGNSGRAVATAFLEPPLQEAQPDGAPPSPMPGSERGLRNSAPSHRRLMPATPPRGSESRALPDQRDSCGLREQRPWRGPNQESVRGQVPSQGDGTCETVAKLKKFELGTRTQNKKSAKKKTNETIFCLVSIPVPSEPHLPDTDRNNNDLKQSVDLENGFDKSGVLQEQRLLSLSSTDLELQALTGSIASMTRFQKQELGRPAEYKQTDDLSDSRATKHRELRYSGSWPGDQYRDQQTQTNFPEEPPNTQPPPDAKPGGTSNGLPTSTALAPSTFDKQRQWGLPLSDRKWRPQGSNPKGQGYLTPSSNSAFLSTSPPAAPGPAPKAYQTQPNGSCGDTRDRTTGPGPKREVVKGEEHPACSSKELFGQFLLKPVSRRPWDAISQLESFNKELQSQEESTGGSSGSSSGSSSRRNSSSSNGESVERERKEPKDGTYTRRGTVLPDGPRQEARAGQPPRMVGAGGPVFKPGRVKSKSESWSVELKPDHPDTHPPNTHPPSQNPLQAKDSRSVSGRPEDGSGVTERRTQEIEKNPNRHPGSPGQEKRVISTRLCPAFATPPLYRSPSLTGRKVQETRCVDVLKFVRPSKVTTPLRSDTAEERGSVVRLFVANKNQGTSEPDLRTVGLSSGLNHTASQLDDFLENLSAIEIPQHESLQVRAARILGIEVAVESLIPGHRRTGPSQPPGRGGSASDVERPVVSVSSHAARADAVRPPRDAHDSRRKCGWTESPLFVGERDTCSGRVNHASGHPDPSRDTSPHPHVPEAEPLSPVLDQKELKANQLCRSSLLHVVERTTWLPGAEKRFRSASKVIETLQGKLASPPSRMVMDRLVRMKEVDSVSRMRRLSSKSTDSGDEAEEGKPPRGQGEQRGSHGLPSGPDLAPKLGPEGAVSTRVLTLGKNGPLTAGVVEEKVGGDTFGLDTYDPSRVERV
- the JCAD gene encoding junctional protein associated with coronary artery disease isoform X2, with the translated sequence MCPCLPPAILQLLEDGFCDQAPLGWSSRPKTDKDLAHWRRKGQDFTVLLGYTDKGDLETAGMSQPRGGNRNVREGQWQVGTRRPEMGMQKSVLEESWKMPEDAKWQNLSVESWSQPGKLGRQMSDGDGQRLLGELYLVTQGENALSSQNKGKSQSLPRVLSPEVLRFGEVPAYPQSNSSHLEFSKPPERGIPLIPLTKPKYGRPIKPPSYELHRQNRVAVEASGHQDHHQKDPPVTHLTKVSESRQDLPPQDSGLEPPVYIPPPSYKSPPQPNSHPRFSNEVPHHSLGSRVPQQHSGERTNPSRQQPSSGSCGAGDGFSADPHPLRGNPSHLQHVNAPDGSVQYIPFDDPRIRHIQLAYSQRLPEDTRPFGNSGRAVATAFLEPPLQEAQPDGAPPSPMPGSERGLRNSAPSHRRLMPATPPRGSESRALPDQRDSCGLREQRPWRGPNQESVRGQVPSQGDGTCETVAKLKKFELGTRTQNKKSAKKKTNETIFCLVSIPVPSEPHLPDTDRNNNDLKQSVDLENGFDKSGVLQEQRLLSLSSTDLELQALTGSIASMTRFQKQELGRPAEYKQTDDLSDSRATKHRELRYSGSWPGDQYRDQQTQTNFPEEPPNTQPPPDAKPGGTSNGLPTSTALAPSTFDKQRQWGLPLSDRKWRPQGSNPKGQGYLTPSSNSAFLSTSPPAAPGPAPKAYQTQPNGSCGDTRDRTTGPGPKREVVKGEEHPACSSKELFGQFLLKPVSRRPWDAISQLESFNKELQSQEESTGGSSGSSSGSSSRRNSSSSNGESVERERKEPKDGTYTRRGTVLPDGPRQEARAGQPPRMVGAGGPVFKPGRVKSKSESWSVELKPDHPDTHPPNTHPPSQNPLQAKDSRSVSGRPEDGSGVTERRTQEIEKNPNRHPGSPGQEKRVISTRLCPAFATPPLYRSPSLTGRKVQETRCVDVLKFVRPSKVTTPLRSDTAEERGSVVRLFVANKNQGTSEPDLRTVGLSSGLNHTASQLDDFLENLSAIEIPQHESLQVRAARILGIEVAVESLIPGHRRTGPSQPPGRGGSASDVERPVVSVSSHAARADAVRPPRDAHDSRRKCGWTESPLFVGERDTCSGRVNHASGHPDPSRDTSPHPHVPEAEPLSPVLDQKELKANQLCRSSLLHVVERTTWLPGAEKRFRSASKVIETLQGKLASPPSRMVMDRLVRMKEVDSVSRMRRLSSKSTDSGDEAEEGKPPRGQGEQRGSHGLPSGPDLAPKLGPEGAVSTRVLTLGKNGPLTAGVVEEKVGGDTFGLDTYDPSRVERV